One region of Aminobacterium colombiense DSM 12261 genomic DNA includes:
- a CDS encoding DUF4416 family protein has protein sequence MFYPVKLITGVLYPDERWREWVIEKVTAVWGEIDAESEPVPFDLTNYYHDIAPTLYRQFLSFKGLRHGGDIVRWKKESCSIEEESSKAFENRTIRTVNIDPGYVNGARLVLASTKDHAHRIYISDGIFAEVTMRYRFKRWVPFDYTFPDFASGRYDAFLLKARDIWSKEMSERR, from the coding sequence ATGTTTTATCCAGTGAAATTGATCACGGGAGTTCTGTACCCTGACGAGAGATGGCGAGAATGGGTAATAGAAAAAGTTACTGCGGTTTGGGGCGAGATTGACGCAGAGAGTGAACCTGTTCCTTTTGATCTTACAAATTATTACCATGACATAGCTCCAACTCTCTATCGGCAGTTTCTTTCTTTTAAGGGACTTCGCCACGGAGGAGATATTGTCCGATGGAAAAAAGAGAGCTGTTCTATTGAAGAAGAGAGCAGCAAGGCATTTGAAAACCGAACCATACGAACTGTGAATATTGATCCGGGGTATGTCAATGGAGCTAGGCTTGTGCTGGCTTCCACTAAGGACCATGCCCATCGTATTTATATTTCTGATGGGATTTTTGCAGAGGTCACAATGAGATACCGCTTTAAGCGGTGGGTTCCCTTTGATTATACGTTCCCTGATTTTGCCAGTGGGCGTTATGATGCTTTTCTGTTGAAAGCCAGGGATATCTGGTCTAAGGAAATGTCGGAGAGGAGATAA
- the ftsY gene encoding signal recognition particle-docking protein FtsY: MFLWSKLKDSLKEVKNRWSGGLVSLFSGSTIDEEFWDSLEEILISGDVGIDLTEELIEELQKTVKREGLKTPDQLIAYFIDLVTERLVAVDGMGKEIVLDKSPKVIVLVGVNGSGKTTTAAKLAEQFHRQGKKVILGAADTFRAAAIDQLKIWGERTGSRVIAQQQGSDSAAVAYDALQAARASGADVLIIDTAGRLHSKHNLMEELTKIVRVIEREVGRDSMENLLVLDAVMGQNGFAQAESFHKALSLNGVILSKYDNTAKGGVILAIAHRLALPIRYIGLGESVDDLRLFEPQEFVRALLENNGNNV; encoded by the coding sequence ATGTTTCTTTGGAGTAAATTAAAAGATAGCCTGAAAGAGGTAAAAAATCGTTGGAGCGGCGGGTTGGTTTCACTTTTTTCAGGCTCCACAATAGATGAAGAATTTTGGGACAGCCTAGAAGAAATTCTTATATCTGGCGACGTAGGTATTGATCTTACAGAAGAATTGATCGAAGAGCTTCAAAAAACTGTGAAGCGGGAAGGCCTGAAAACGCCTGACCAGCTAATAGCGTATTTTATCGACTTAGTGACAGAACGCCTTGTAGCTGTTGATGGAATGGGCAAGGAAATTGTCCTTGACAAATCACCTAAAGTCATCGTGCTCGTGGGAGTGAATGGCAGTGGTAAGACTACTACTGCTGCAAAATTAGCGGAACAGTTCCATCGACAGGGTAAAAAGGTTATTTTAGGCGCAGCCGATACCTTTAGAGCTGCTGCTATCGATCAACTGAAAATATGGGGTGAGCGTACGGGAAGCCGCGTTATTGCCCAGCAGCAGGGAAGCGATTCTGCCGCAGTCGCTTATGATGCCCTTCAGGCAGCTCGGGCTTCTGGAGCGGATGTTTTGATTATCGATACAGCAGGAAGGCTTCATTCAAAACATAATCTGATGGAGGAACTTACAAAGATTGTCCGTGTTATTGAGCGCGAAGTGGGGCGGGATTCTATGGAAAACCTTCTAGTGCTTGATGCCGTTATGGGGCAGAATGGATTTGCCCAGGCCGAATCATTCCATAAGGCTCTCAGCCTGAATGGAGTGATTTTGTCGAAATATGACAACACTGCAAAAGGTGGCGTCATCCTTGCCATAGCCCACCGTCTTGCTTTGCCGATCAGATATATAGGTCTTGGCGAAAGTGTGGATGATCTGAGGCTGTTTGAACCCCAGGAATTTGTGCGGGCGTTGCTTGAAAATAACGGAAATAACGTATAA
- a CDS encoding PSP1 domain-containing protein produces the protein MYLTIFGKPRYLGLVNIEDTAFTPEKGEKIVAETMRGIELAIVGGPISEEQEDRYRNTCCEDLCDGQPKGGEPMLQNISFVRTATEEDEEMAQTQREEEEAILVKARELLSQHDLSMKLVDVEYLLDRKKLFFYFTSEQRVDFRAYVRDLAREFKTRIELRQIGVRDEAKTVRGLGPCGRECCCGYWLHKFDPICIKMVKEQNLALNPTKISGVCGRLMCCMAYEHQMYGCLWKDLPNPGAKIKAPQGVYIILGVDLAHSAFRARTPEGTEVLVSVKDFENFKETVMKGENWESSILETPSLLPEEGVLVAFNHDIEEERLAATVLTDAEAFKPADVQEEDENIKEKKERHRGKEENNARNKKKRKRKKKPQSGSGGAEGKKEKNPRNKITRSGEERSRPRNKRPLRKKRPEKTDTSKDD, from the coding sequence ATGTATTTGACAATCTTTGGTAAACCAAGATACCTAGGTTTAGTAAACATAGAAGACACAGCCTTCACCCCGGAAAAAGGGGAAAAAATTGTTGCTGAAACAATGAGAGGGATAGAACTGGCTATTGTGGGCGGCCCAATTTCTGAAGAGCAGGAGGACCGCTATCGAAATACATGTTGCGAGGATCTCTGCGATGGACAGCCCAAGGGTGGGGAACCTATGTTGCAAAATATCTCTTTTGTACGCACTGCGACGGAAGAGGATGAAGAGATGGCACAAACTCAGCGGGAAGAAGAGGAAGCTATTCTTGTTAAGGCGAGAGAGCTTCTTTCCCAGCATGACCTATCTATGAAGTTGGTAGATGTTGAATATTTATTAGACCGCAAAAAACTTTTTTTCTATTTCACATCAGAACAGAGGGTGGATTTCAGGGCCTATGTTCGTGACCTTGCTCGGGAATTTAAAACGCGGATAGAACTTCGCCAAATTGGAGTTCGTGATGAAGCTAAAACTGTGCGCGGCCTGGGGCCATGCGGAAGAGAATGTTGTTGCGGATATTGGCTGCATAAATTTGATCCCATTTGTATAAAAATGGTAAAAGAGCAAAATCTTGCCCTTAACCCCACCAAAATATCTGGCGTTTGTGGGCGGCTCATGTGTTGTATGGCCTATGAACATCAGATGTACGGGTGTCTTTGGAAGGATCTTCCCAATCCTGGAGCGAAGATTAAAGCTCCTCAAGGTGTTTATATTATACTTGGCGTCGACCTGGCCCATAGCGCTTTTCGAGCAAGGACTCCCGAAGGGACTGAAGTACTAGTATCTGTAAAAGACTTTGAAAACTTCAAGGAAACGGTCATGAAGGGTGAAAACTGGGAATCGTCTATTCTCGAAACCCCTTCCCTTTTACCAGAAGAGGGAGTGCTCGTTGCATTCAATCATGATATAGAAGAAGAACGTTTGGCAGCGACAGTCCTTACAGATGCAGAAGCCTTTAAACCTGCAGATGTTCAGGAAGAGGACGAAAATATAAAAGAGAAAAAAGAAAGGCATAGAGGAAAAGAAGAAAATAATGCCAGAAATAAAAAGAAACGGAAACGCAAAAAGAAACCACAGTCTGGGAGTGGTGGGGCGGAGGGGAAAAAAGAAAAAAACCCCCGAAACAAAATAACCCGTTCGGGAGAAGAACGGAGCCGTCCCCGAAACAAACGGCCCTTGAGAAAAAAAAGGCCGGAAAAAACAGATACGTCTAAAGACGATTAG
- a CDS encoding DNA polymerase III gamma/tau subunits-like protein, whose product MNEKETCFVTSSLMWSELKKALEGNRFPQSLALSAPKQYHEKIAIDIARLLLCEKKNACGQCLSCCSWHEKTHPDLVLSGSLEKAPTISECREIAVELSLYPVVASCRLVVIQSADTLLLPAANSMLKIVEEPPEHGVILFLLENDKFLPTLKSRCWNLALAHEERFEPEEIPSAERSWKKWLESGETMTIEELEKQLHCWETWAIEEGQASLAARVDRLRLICESRKLPQGMVLDLILLSLKEGFAFEHVFDNLW is encoded by the coding sequence ATGAACGAAAAAGAAACATGTTTCGTGACATCAAGCCTAATGTGGTCTGAACTGAAAAAAGCTTTGGAGGGAAATCGGTTTCCACAGAGCTTGGCGCTGTCAGCGCCTAAGCAGTATCATGAAAAGATAGCAATTGATATTGCCCGGCTTCTCCTATGTGAAAAGAAGAATGCATGCGGACAGTGTCTCTCGTGCTGTTCCTGGCACGAGAAAACCCACCCTGATCTCGTCCTTTCGGGTTCCTTAGAAAAGGCGCCTACCATCAGCGAGTGCAGGGAGATAGCAGTAGAACTTTCTCTTTATCCGGTGGTTGCCTCTTGTCGGCTTGTAGTTATTCAGTCAGCGGACACTCTATTACTTCCAGCTGCCAATAGCATGTTGAAAATAGTTGAAGAACCGCCAGAACACGGAGTTATTCTTTTCCTTTTGGAAAATGACAAATTTTTACCAACACTAAAGAGCCGATGCTGGAATCTCGCTTTAGCTCATGAAGAACGCTTTGAGCCAGAAGAAATTCCATCAGCAGAGAGAAGCTGGAAAAAATGGCTTGAAAGTGGGGAAACTATGACTATAGAAGAGTTGGAGAAACAACTTCATTGTTGGGAAACATGGGCCATTGAAGAGGGACAAGCCTCTCTTGCTGCCCGGGTCGATAGGTTACGTCTCATATGTGAAAGCCGCAAACTTCCACAGGGGATGGTGCTTGATCTTATATTATTATCACTCAAGGAGGGTTTTGCGTTTGAACATGTATTTGACAATCTTTGGTAA
- the tmk gene encoding dTMP kinase: MFITLEGIDGCGKSTQAAFLKEQLQQKKKEPVLWTREPGGWVHGDFVRTLLLEKDLRHELSELFLFVIDRCEHVSQVISPALSCGQIVLCERYTDSTRAYQIWGRGLPEEKVEDLFAWCSFPEPDLTLWIDTPLPVAINRIKTTRGHFDRIESETDGFLNRVCEGYKELSKRFPHRIVRIDGSQPTEEVSAQIWKVVEVHLSK; the protein is encoded by the coding sequence ATGTTTATAACCCTTGAGGGGATTGACGGTTGCGGCAAAAGCACCCAGGCAGCCTTTTTAAAAGAACAGTTGCAACAGAAGAAAAAGGAGCCTGTGCTCTGGACTCGTGAGCCGGGAGGATGGGTTCATGGAGATTTTGTGCGAACACTTCTTTTGGAGAAGGATCTACGCCACGAACTAAGCGAGCTGTTCCTTTTTGTAATTGATCGCTGTGAACATGTGAGTCAGGTTATATCTCCAGCCCTTTCGTGCGGCCAGATTGTTTTATGTGAGCGTTATACCGACTCCACTCGAGCCTACCAGATCTGGGGAAGAGGCTTGCCGGAAGAGAAAGTAGAAGACCTTTTCGCATGGTGTTCTTTCCCCGAACCTGATCTTACATTATGGATAGACACGCCCCTTCCCGTGGCAATAAACAGGATAAAAACCACAAGGGGGCATTTTGATCGCATAGAGTCCGAAACAGACGGGTTCCTTAACAGGGTTTGTGAAGGATATAAAGAGCTTTCAAAGCGTTTCCCCCATAGGATAGTGCGAATAGACGGTTCGCAGCCAACCGAGGAAGTATCGGCACAGATATGGAAAGTTGTGGAGGTCCATCTATCGAAATGA
- a CDS encoding SpoIVB peptidase S55 domain-containing protein, with translation MIERYVRSKVSVGIVSILILLTILIETGFASSVSFASSVPILPLSEIKPGMKGEALTVIQGEDVVSFPIEIISVVPQLESRPRHLIMVRAGGDIIKKTGGIAAGMSGSPVYINKKLIGAIGYGFNFSEHDIGYVTPIEDMMSIWEWPDERQKLPQLSVFPPEEHELELEQEKEDEKENEITGLIKKAAPLQVGGVSQRTADRLGTFLGGKAVLAGGLNGEGQLVDYSSQLVPGEAVGVLLAWGDVTVGTIGTVTSIDEKGRFLAFGHPFLQKGVVAFPATKVQVHNVIPSLESPFKVGSFSRIIGTVTQDRAEAVGGQVGYFTPSVDASFRFRDIDRNQRDLKRFHIVSDPFVNSDMTSTLFTGLIDRLWGRIGEGTARISLQIEGFGLPKGWTRSNMFFSDKDIGDEALSEIREIMKAISLNPYKEVYPLGFHLAVEITQKPNVIYIEGLEVEGETFLPGEKVPVEITLRPYRGEQTKKKFELMVPQNAAGSVEVAVRGGGIMPLEEEAIVQGWKSIDNFDQMLKEINALETNNEVILELNYDKVPDDGAKPGPTKEDRELLSQTKERRLDEGTLRIFKTDYVVEGLLREIIQVEPQENDAKERK, from the coding sequence TTGATAGAACGTTATGTACGAAGCAAAGTTTCCGTTGGCATTGTTTCCATTTTAATTTTACTCACAATATTAATAGAAACAGGTTTTGCCTCTTCAGTTTCTTTTGCTTCATCTGTACCAATTCTTCCTCTCAGTGAGATCAAGCCGGGAATGAAAGGGGAAGCTTTGACCGTTATTCAAGGTGAAGATGTAGTATCCTTTCCCATAGAGATAATAAGCGTAGTCCCCCAGCTTGAAAGCAGGCCGCGCCATTTGATTATGGTACGTGCTGGCGGTGATATTATAAAAAAGACAGGGGGCATTGCGGCAGGGATGAGCGGAAGCCCTGTTTATATCAATAAAAAACTCATAGGAGCAATAGGATACGGTTTTAATTTTAGCGAGCATGATATTGGGTACGTAACCCCTATAGAAGATATGATGTCTATTTGGGAATGGCCAGATGAAAGACAGAAACTTCCACAACTATCGGTTTTTCCTCCGGAAGAACATGAACTTGAACTGGAACAAGAAAAAGAGGATGAAAAGGAAAATGAGATTACAGGGTTGATCAAAAAAGCAGCTCCCCTTCAAGTTGGTGGAGTCAGCCAGAGGACAGCAGATCGTCTTGGGACCTTTCTGGGAGGAAAGGCAGTCCTTGCCGGAGGATTAAATGGCGAGGGACAACTGGTAGACTACAGCAGTCAGTTGGTCCCAGGGGAGGCGGTAGGGGTTCTTCTGGCATGGGGTGACGTAACAGTTGGAACTATTGGTACTGTAACATCCATTGATGAAAAGGGGCGTTTTTTAGCTTTCGGGCATCCTTTTCTACAGAAAGGCGTTGTAGCCTTCCCTGCCACAAAAGTTCAGGTACATAATGTCATCCCGAGTTTGGAAAGTCCATTTAAAGTGGGCAGCTTCTCGCGAATTATAGGAACGGTGACTCAGGATCGAGCAGAGGCTGTTGGTGGCCAAGTAGGTTACTTTACTCCATCTGTGGATGCCTCCTTTCGTTTTAGGGATATTGATCGAAACCAGAGAGACTTAAAGCGGTTCCATATCGTATCAGATCCCTTTGTGAACTCTGATATGACATCAACCCTTTTTACGGGCTTGATTGACCGCCTATGGGGAAGAATTGGAGAAGGGACGGCAAGGATTTCTCTGCAGATAGAGGGGTTTGGCCTCCCAAAAGGGTGGACTCGAAGTAACATGTTCTTTTCAGACAAAGATATTGGCGATGAAGCTCTTAGCGAGATTAGAGAAATAATGAAAGCGATCTCCCTGAATCCTTATAAGGAGGTCTATCCGCTGGGCTTTCACCTCGCTGTGGAGATAACACAAAAACCCAACGTTATATATATTGAGGGCCTGGAAGTTGAAGGTGAAACCTTTCTCCCAGGTGAAAAGGTTCCTGTGGAAATAACATTGCGTCCCTACCGGGGAGAACAGACAAAAAAGAAATTTGAACTGATGGTGCCCCAAAATGCTGCCGGATCAGTTGAGGTCGCGGTGCGTGGCGGTGGAATCATGCCCCTTGAAGAAGAGGCTATTGTCCAGGGGTGGAAGTCTATTGATAATTTTGACCAGATGCTGAAAGAAATTAACGCTCTTGAAACTAACAATGAGGTTATATTAGAACTGAACTATGATAAAGTTCCTGATGATGGAGCGAAGCCGGGGCCAACAAAAGAAGATCGTGAGCTTTTGAGTCAGACCAAGGAAAGAAGGCTTGACGAGGGGACATTGCGCATCTTTAAAACAGATTATGTGGTGGAAGGCCTCCTTCGTGAAATAATACAGGTAGAACCACAAGAAAATGATGCCAAGGAAAGGAAATAA
- the prfB gene encoding peptide chain release factor 2 (programmed frameshift): MATIPNSTVLEELRSLKDELQESLDLPILEIKIQELEEKTLKPDFWGSDEARKVTQELARYQDKLDSWKKIAEDYEDLEIIEEMLKEEEDRELQKDFEQKAFSLKKEIERQQLIELLSEDYDQGNAIVSVHAGSGGLDSQDWAEMLYRMYARWMEQNDFRVKVLDLIKDSEGGISNVTLLVEGSYAYGYLKSEKGVHRLVRISPFDSAGRRHTSFASVDIVPELPEDEDIEIRTEDLRIDTYRSSGAGGQHVNMTDSAVRITHFPSGIVVSCQNERSQHMNKAVAMQVLKSKLYERAIEERRNEMDTIIGEKKEISWGSQIRSYVLHPYTLVKDHRTGEETGNVQAVLDGDIDDFIMAYLRWKKLGSK, from the exons ATGGCAACAATTCCAAACTCTACAGTATTGGAGGAACTGCGTTCCTTAAAAGATGAACTGCAGGAAAGTCTT GACCTGCCCATTTTGGAGATAAAAATACAAGAACTGGAAGAAAAGACTTTAAAACCGGATTTCTGGGGAAGTGATGAGGCAAGGAAAGTAACACAGGAATTGGCTCGCTATCAGGACAAACTTGATTCCTGGAAGAAGATAGCCGAAGACTATGAGGATCTTGAAATCATAGAAGAGATGCTTAAGGAAGAAGAAGACAGAGAGCTTCAAAAGGATTTTGAGCAGAAAGCATTTTCCCTTAAAAAAGAAATAGAACGCCAGCAGCTTATTGAGCTTCTGAGTGAAGATTATGACCAGGGCAATGCTATTGTGTCTGTCCATGCAGGATCAGGCGGTCTGGATTCCCAGGATTGGGCAGAAATGCTTTATAGGATGTATGCGCGATGGATGGAACAGAATGACTTTCGTGTAAAGGTACTCGACTTGATCAAAGATTCAGAAGGCGGAATTAGCAACGTTACATTACTTGTTGAAGGTAGCTATGCCTATGGGTATTTAAAGTCTGAAAAGGGTGTTCATCGTCTCGTCAGGATTTCGCCCTTTGATTCAGCGGGGAGACGTCATACGAGTTTTGCTTCTGTGGATATTGTTCCTGAACTTCCTGAAGATGAAGACATAGAGATACGGACTGAAGACTTGCGGATCGATACCTACCGATCAAGCGGAGCTGGCGGCCAGCATGTCAACATGACTGACTCAGCAGTTCGTATAACCCATTTCCCCTCCGGTATTGTGGTAAGCTGCCAGAATGAGCGTTCTCAGCATATGAATAAAGCTGTGGCAATGCAGGTTCTGAAGAGCAAGCTCTATGAGAGGGCCATTGAAGAGCGAAGAAACGAAATGGATACCATTATAGGAGAGAAAAAAGAAATAAGCTGGGGGAGTCAGATCCGTTCATATGTCCTTCACCCCTATACCCTCGTCAAAGATCACAGGACTGGAGAGGAAACGGGGAATGTGCAGGCCGTGCTAGATGGAGATATTGACGACTTCATAATGGCCTACTTGCGTTGGAAGAAACTTGGCAGCAAATAG
- the selD gene encoding selenide, water dikinase SelD, which translates to MRLTELSKTSGUAAKIGPADLEKILRDLPPVKDDRIISTWASGEDAALWIIDQKRLGILTLDFITPIVDNPRKWGEIAACNSISDVFAMGGRPIVALNIVGFPVKKLDIEVLRQVLEGGYAKVREAGAFLVGGHSVEDDEPKYGLAVYGEVSRDHPWQVIGSMPEDALILTKPVGTGVIATGIKADMIEDPMGPEEAIRWMTTLNNVPLVLPQHLLDEVHACTDVTGFGLIGHALDMLSTKELNLCLGLHNVPLLPGVIELAESGLVPAGTYNNRIQYENSVVEIETLQEERVDMLYDAQTSGGLLLSVHKDHVPAVIAALKEAGFEKTECIGYFKKGQGQIEIVHNV; encoded by the coding sequence ATGCGATTAACAGAACTCTCTAAAACAAGTGGCTGAGCAGCCAAAATAGGTCCGGCGGACCTGGAAAAGATTTTGCGGGATCTCCCTCCCGTAAAAGATGACCGTATTATTTCGACATGGGCATCAGGAGAAGATGCGGCTCTTTGGATCATTGATCAGAAGCGTCTTGGCATATTGACCCTGGATTTTATAACACCTATTGTGGATAACCCAAGAAAATGGGGGGAAATCGCTGCGTGCAACTCCATAAGCGATGTTTTCGCCATGGGTGGACGTCCGATAGTGGCCCTAAATATCGTGGGCTTCCCTGTTAAAAAACTTGATATAGAGGTATTGCGGCAAGTTCTGGAAGGCGGCTACGCAAAAGTCAGGGAAGCAGGGGCTTTTCTAGTAGGAGGCCATAGTGTAGAAGACGATGAACCTAAATATGGCCTTGCGGTGTATGGAGAAGTGTCCAGAGATCATCCATGGCAAGTTATAGGATCCATGCCAGAAGACGCCCTAATACTGACAAAGCCGGTAGGGACAGGCGTTATAGCTACTGGAATCAAAGCGGACATGATCGAAGATCCTATGGGACCAGAGGAAGCCATACGCTGGATGACAACACTGAACAATGTTCCCCTTGTTCTTCCGCAGCACCTTCTTGATGAGGTTCATGCCTGTACAGATGTAACAGGTTTTGGCCTAATAGGTCATGCCCTTGATATGCTTTCAACCAAAGAACTGAATCTATGTCTCGGCCTTCATAATGTTCCTCTTCTTCCCGGGGTCATAGAGCTGGCAGAGAGCGGGCTCGTACCTGCAGGAACGTATAACAACAGAATCCAGTACGAGAATAGTGTTGTCGAAATTGAAACTTTGCAGGAAGAAAGGGTCGACATGCTTTATGATGCCCAGACATCAGGCGGATTGCTTCTCTCCGTTCACAAAGATCATGTGCCGGCGGTGATAGCCGCTTTAAAAGAAGCTGGTTTCGAAAAAACTGAATGTATCGGTTATTTCAAGAAAGGGCAGGGACAGATTGAAATTGTCCATAACGTTTAG
- a CDS encoding MFS transporter, whose product MRKTLSSHHSYILLTLSLALFCAMLGVGVISPILPIYASKLGASGILMGLIFGTFPFARTGGMILSSELAERFDRKRLLSAGLLVYSLASLAYIHAETTESLITIRFFHGLGSAFVVPIAMAIGADIAEKGKEGVFFGTLQGAHFLGIGFGPLISGVLTDHFGWHVPFYFMTALTALALVMVIKKLPVELTAKPSSSGQMLSSIGGMIRNSALRTCFYYQFCFAMCRGTMLMAIPLMAAGLSLSFSQIGIILSLNSLTTGVLQRYFGKLADKISRYNLIIIGGIISGIVFMIIPFFNTFIGLTVASVIFGVGHALSSPSLAAIAAENSFMFGSGRTMGVFNIFFSLGLMTGPVLNGFVVQSTLSLSPFHVLAVFIFSATIPFLFLIKKKEVSTVENVD is encoded by the coding sequence ATGCGCAAAACTTTATCATCTCATCATAGCTACATTTTATTGACTCTTTCCTTGGCGCTTTTCTGTGCAATGCTCGGAGTTGGAGTTATCAGCCCTATTTTGCCGATTTACGCATCAAAGCTTGGTGCAAGCGGAATCCTCATGGGGTTAATATTCGGAACTTTCCCTTTTGCAAGAACTGGGGGAATGATACTAAGCAGTGAACTTGCAGAACGTTTTGATAGAAAACGTTTGCTAAGTGCCGGTTTGCTAGTCTATTCACTAGCATCTTTGGCTTATATTCATGCGGAAACAACTGAATCCCTTATTACGATCCGTTTTTTCCACGGACTTGGCTCCGCCTTTGTCGTTCCTATTGCTATGGCTATAGGTGCGGATATTGCGGAAAAGGGTAAAGAGGGAGTCTTTTTCGGCACCTTGCAGGGAGCGCATTTTCTGGGGATTGGTTTTGGTCCCCTTATCAGTGGTGTCCTTACAGACCATTTCGGGTGGCATGTTCCTTTTTACTTTATGACAGCTCTCACTGCTTTAGCTCTAGTTATGGTTATCAAAAAACTCCCCGTAGAGCTGACTGCCAAACCTTCTTCCAGCGGCCAAATGCTTTCTTCTATTGGTGGAATGATAAGGAACTCTGCCCTTCGTACATGTTTTTATTACCAATTCTGCTTTGCCATGTGTCGGGGCACAATGCTCATGGCCATTCCCCTTATGGCGGCCGGTTTGTCCCTATCCTTCTCACAAATAGGAATAATATTATCTCTGAACTCTCTTACAACTGGTGTACTGCAAAGATATTTCGGGAAACTCGCAGACAAGATATCCCGGTATAACCTGATCATCATAGGGGGTATCATTTCGGGGATAGTTTTTATGATCATTCCTTTTTTCAATACTTTCATAGGACTCACAGTGGCAAGTGTAATTTTCGGCGTAGGACATGCTCTTTCGTCGCCATCCCTTGCAGCTATCGCTGCAGAAAACAGTTTCATGTTTGGCAGCGGCAGGACCATGGGTGTATTTAACATTTTCTTTAGTCTCGGCTTGATGACCGGCCCAGTTCTCAATGGTTTTGTAGTTCAATCAACTCTTTCTCTCAGTCCCTTCCATGTGTTAGCTGTTTTTATTTTTTCAGCCACAATTCCCTTCCTCTTTCTTATAAAAAAGAAAGAAGTATCTACTGTGGAAAACGTTGATTAA
- the pyrR gene encoding bifunctional pyr operon transcriptional regulator/uracil phosphoribosyltransferase PyrR: MLREKAIIMNSDDMERVFKRIVNEIIEKNRGTENIALVGIQRRGVFLAKHLQNLFKKQEKVKIPAGELDITLYRDDLTLLHEQPVVQSTSIPFDVNGAKVVLVDDVIYTGRTVRAALDALMDLGRPSVVQLAVLIDRGHRELPIQPDYCGKKVPTSSNEIVEVRVEEIDGKNDVVICEKES, translated from the coding sequence ATGCTCAGGGAAAAAGCAATAATTATGAACAGCGACGATATGGAAAGGGTTTTCAAACGAATCGTCAATGAAATTATTGAAAAAAACAGAGGAACAGAGAATATAGCTTTAGTAGGTATTCAAAGACGCGGCGTTTTTTTGGCCAAGCATCTCCAGAATTTGTTTAAAAAACAGGAAAAGGTAAAAATACCTGCTGGCGAACTTGACATAACGCTTTACAGGGATGACCTCACCCTCCTTCATGAACAGCCGGTTGTTCAAAGCACGTCTATTCCCTTCGATGTGAACGGAGCAAAAGTGGTTTTAGTGGATGATGTGATCTACACGGGACGAACAGTCCGCGCTGCCCTCGACGCCCTTATGGATTTAGGGCGCCCATCAGTTGTTCAGCTGGCTGTCCTTATTGATCGTGGGCATAGGGAGCTTCCAATCCAGCCTGATTATTGCGGCAAAAAGGTTCCCACATCTTCCAACGAAATAGTGGAAGTACGTGTAGAAGAAATAGATGGCAAGAATGACGTGGTTATCTGTGAAAAAGAAAGCTAA
- the rnc gene encoding ribonuclease III — protein MKGSLSEREQWWQRELASFQERLGYLFSKKEILQEALTHASYAHEKGLHFHNERLEFLGDAVLELIVSANLFNGYPDVDEGTLTRYRSNLVCKNALSVWGKSIGLPQIIRLGKGLEQQGASASIIADTSEAVLGAVFSDGGFAAAQNVVRRYLFFQSNINAYDKNSDPKSLIQEETQKRGLGQPCYVVISTEGPPHMPIFTVQLKIDGQLYGSGQGHSIKVAETLAAQRALKQVGLGCKK, from the coding sequence TTGAAAGGGAGCTTATCAGAGAGGGAGCAATGGTGGCAACGAGAGCTTGCCTCCTTCCAGGAACGGTTAGGGTACCTTTTTTCAAAAAAGGAAATTCTCCAGGAGGCCCTAACCCATGCTTCTTATGCACATGAAAAGGGCCTCCATTTTCATAACGAGCGTTTAGAGTTTTTGGGAGACGCTGTTCTTGAATTAATTGTTTCAGCTAATCTTTTTAACGGATATCCTGATGTTGACGAGGGTACCCTCACTCGATACCGTTCAAATCTTGTTTGCAAAAATGCATTATCAGTATGGGGAAAATCCATAGGGTTGCCACAGATCATCCGTTTGGGAAAGGGCCTAGAACAGCAAGGAGCGAGTGCGTCTATAATTGCTGATACGTCTGAAGCTGTATTAGGTGCAGTTTTTTCAGATGGCGGATTTGCGGCAGCCCAAAACGTTGTGCGGAGATATCTTTTTTTCCAATCGAACATTAACGCTTATGACAAGAATAGCGACCCAAAATCTCTCATACAGGAAGAAACACAAAAAAGAGGTTTAGGGCAGCCCTGTTATGTGGTTATTTCAACAGAAGGCCCCCCTCACATGCCGATTTTTACAGTTCAGCTTAAAATAGATGGGCAGCTTTACGGGAGCGGCCAGGGGCATTCTATTAAAGTAGCGGAAACTCTAGCGGCGCAGCGAGCGTTGAAACAGGTAGGTTTGGGGTGTAAAAAATAA